The Pseudoalteromonas rubra region CGCAGCGCTGAGTATCATCAGGCAGAGCAATACGGCTCAGTGTTAATCATGGTGGTGCTGGGCATCGTGTGGAGTGCAGACATAGGTGCTTACTTTGCCGGTAAGAATTTTGGCAAACACAAGTTAATGCCGAATGTCAGCCCCAATAAAACCATCGAAGGCTTGATCGGTGGCTTACTGACGTCTGTCGTGTTTGTGGTCATTTTCTGCTACTGCAGTGACGTAGCGCAACATCAATGGGTATTGTATGCAGGATTAACCGTTGTGATTGCGTTGTTTTCCGCTGTCGGTGATTTGCTGGAAAGCATGTTTAAACGTGAAGCCGGGTTAAAGGACTCAGGTAAATGTCTGCCGGGACACGGCGGTATTCTTGACCGTATCGATAGTTTAACTGCGGCTGCGCCGATTTTTGCCTTGCTGTACGCCTGGACGGTGACACTATGAGTGATAAGCAAAACCTGGTTATTTTAGGGTCAACTGGCTCTATTGGCACATCAACGCTGGATGTTGTCGAGCGAAATAGCACACAGTATCAGGTTTTTGCGCTGGTTGCCGGACGTAATGCACAGCTGGTTATTGAGCAGGCGTTGAAGCATCAGCCTCGCTATGTCGTGATGGGAGCTGAAGACGCAGCCACAGAGGTAAGGGAGGCACTTAACAGCCAACAGACTGAAGTGCTTAGTGGCACTCAGGCCATGTGTGACATCGCCGCTCATACTGACGTAGACATTGTGATGTCGGCCATTGTCGGTGCGGCGGGGTTATTGCCAACACTGGCGGCTGTAGAGCAGGGCAAGAAAGTCCTGCTGGCCAATAAAGAATCTCTGGTCATGTCCGGGCAGTTGTTTATGGACAAAGTAAAGCGCCATGGTGCAACTTTGCTGCCCATTGACAGTGAACACAATGCCATCTTTCAGTGCTTACCTGGTGTCTTACAAAAGGGCGACAGCACGGCACTTGATACTCAAGGGATCCGCAAAATTCTCCTGACAGGCTCCGGCGGACCATTCCTGACACGCGCCATTGATACGCTGGCCGATGTAACCGTTGCTGAGGCCGTCGCACACCCTAACTGGTCAATGGGACAGAAGATCTCTGTAGACTCCGCGACCATGATGAACAAAGGGCTGGAGTTCGTCGAAGCAAAATGGCTGTTTCATTGCCAGGCTGATGACATTGAAGTGGTTATTCATCCACAGAGTATGATCCATTCCATGGTGCAATACATAGACGGCTCTGTGATTGCGCAAATGGGCCAACCAGATATGCGAACTCCCATTGCTTATGGTCTTGCTTACCCAGAACGGATAGAAGCGGGCGTTAAGCCACTCGATTTTGCGGATATTGTCGATTTCACCTTTACCAAGCCTGATTTCAACCGCTATCCCAACTTAAAACTGGCAATCGATGCGTGTCGTAGCGGCCAGTCAGCTACAACGACACTGAATGCGGCGAACGAAATTGCTGTTGCGGCCTTTTTGAATGAGCAAATTGGCTTTTGTGATATTTATCGCATAAATGCTGAAGTGCTTGAACGTTGCCACCTCGAACCTTTACACTCTGTGGACGCGATAATGGCACAGGATGCGCAAGCCCGCAGACTTGCCAGGGAACTGATCAGTAAGTAGGAGTCACTATGTTGGAATTTTTCTGGAACCTGGGTTCTTTCATTGTCGCACTGGGGATCTTGGTGGCTGTACATGAATATGGCCACTTTTGGGTTGCCAGAAAAGCCGGTGTGAAAGTACTCCGGTTCTCAATTGGTTTTGGTAAACCTCTGGTCCGTTGGTATGACAAGCTCGGTACTGAATATGTCATTGCCGCCATTCCTTTGGGTGGGTACGTTCGTATGTTGGATGAGCGTGTGGATGAGGTGCCTGTTTCAGAACAACATCTGTCATTTAACAACAAACCCGTACTTTCCAGAATTGCCATTTCAGCCGCCGGACCCCTTGCGAACTTTCTTTTCGCTATTTTTGCTCTCGCACTTATGTATATGGTTGGCGTTCAGAATGCCAAGCCTATTGTTGGAAATGTGACCGACAGCAGTATTGCGGCTCTGGCTCAGGTGCAGCCGGGCGATCGTATTATCAGTGTCGACGACGAGGTTGTTCAGTCCTGGCAGGAAGTCACCTTTGCGTTGATGGGGGGACTGGGTGAATCGCAGGTTATCCTCAAAGTTCAGGACAGTCAGGGTCAGCTCGCTTTGCGTCAGCTAGATACTCGTGAGTGGCGATTGGATGAGCAAGATGTGCCACCTTTGACGTCTGTGGGTATCCAACCTTACCGCCCTAATCTGAAACTAGAAATTGCGCAAATAGCGTCAGGCTCTGCTGCCGAGCAAGGCGGTTTAGCGGTGGGTGATAAACTGCTGCGTTATAACAATGAAACGCTCGACTCATGGGAACAATTTGTACAGCTAGTACAAACCTCAGCGCAACAACGCAGTCATCTGGTCGTGCAAAGAGCTGGTGTTGAGGTTGATCTTTACCCTACGCCACAGGGCCGAGAAGACAACCAGGGGGTACTTATTGGCTATTTGGGCGTAGTACCAGTGCTTGAACCCTGGCCAAAAGGGTATATTGAAACTAGACAATACGGGGTATTCGATAGTATCGTGCTGGGCGTTAAAAAGACCTACGACTTAACTGCGCTCAGTTTTGAGATGATTGGTAATTTGTTGACCGGTCAGGTATCGGTTAAAAATCTCAGTGGGCCGGTTGGCATTGCTGTAGGGGCCGGAAATAGTGTGAGTTATGGGTTTGTCGCATTTTTAGGCTTTTTGGCTTTAATTAGCGTCAACCTAGGGGTTTTCAACCTTTTACCCCTGCCGGTCTTAGATGGCGGGCACTTAATGTATTACTTTATTGAACTTATTCGCAAAAAACCGGTCTCTGAAAAGACACAAGAGTTAGGCTATAAGGTGGGTGCAGTTGTGCTCCTGGCGCTAACTTGTTTTGCACTACTTAACGATGTATCGAGGCTTTAGGCCGCAAGGTGCGATAGCAATTGAGGCGCACTGTTCGCCGTAAGCTGTAAAGGATAAAGATAATAAAATGCCTATAAAAAAACATTTAGCTGTAACGAGTTTACTGGGCGCGAGCTTTGCTGCTCTGGGGCAAAACTCCTTTATCGTAGAAGATTTGAAAGTTGAAGGCCTGCAGCGCGTTGCGCTGGGCGCTGCGTTAACACACATTCCTATCAACGTGGGTGATCAAGTTGATGACTATACAGTGTCCAAGACGATTAAGGCGCTGTTTGCATCTGGCCATTTTGATGATATTGCTGCATTTAGAGATGGCAATCAGGTTATTTTCAAAGTTAAAGAACGTCCGACGATTGCTTCGATTGAATTTGATGGCAACAAAGACATCAAAGATGAGCAGCTTCAGGAAAGCTTAGATCAGCAAAATATCCGTGCCGGTGAAACTTTAGACAGAACGGTTATTGATAGCGTAGAGAAAGGCCTTATCGAATTCTTCCACAGTATCGGTAAGTACAACGCTAAGATTGAGATGACCATTGTTGAGCTGCCACGTAACCGGGTAAGACTGAAGCTGGACTTTAATGAAGGTGACGCGGCGTCGGTCAGGCAGATCAACCTGGTTGGTAACGAACTTTTCTCAGATGAAGAGCTGTTGAAATTGGTTGAATCGCAGCAGGATTTACCTTGGTGGAAATTCCTGTCTAGTGACCGCTATCAGAAGCAAACCATTGAAGGCGACTTGGAAAAGATCCGCAGTTACTATCTGGATCGTGGTTACCTGCGTTTCAACATTGACTCTACCCAGGTTTCCGTGAGCCCAGAGCGTGAGTCAGTCTATGTGACGGCAAACCTCACCGAGGGTGAGCAGTACATGGTAAAAGACTTTGAGTTTATCGGGGACTTGCTGGGTCGTGAAGAATTGATCCGCAGTGTTGTACCGTTAAGAAGTGGTGAGCTGTATAACGGCTCAATCGTCACTGCCACCGAAGAATTTATCAAGAGTTATCTGGCGCGCTTTGGCTATGCCAATGCTGAGGTACGTACCGTGCCTGACATTGATGACGAAAGCAAAGAAGTGAAGCTGACCCTGGCGGTTGACCCTGGCAAGCGTGTTTACGTACGCCGTATTGCAGTCAATGGCAACCAGGTGACTGCTGACCACGTTGTTCGTCGTGAAATGACACAGCTTGAAGGCGCCTGGCTATCTAACCAAAGCCTTGAACGTTCTAAGTTACAGATCCAGCGTCTGCCGTATATGGAAAGCGTTGACTTTGAAGTCAAGCCAATTCCGGGTGTTGACGATCAGGTCGATGTTGATTTTAAAGTTAAAGAGCAGCCCGCTGGTAGCTTCCAGGCCGGTGTGGCTTATGGCTCATATGGTGGCTTGCAGTTTAATGTGGGCGTGAGTGAGTCTAACTTCCTGGGAACTGGTAACCAGCTTGCCTTTAATATTAATACAGGCCGAGGGTCGAAGCGTTATACCGTTTCTTACACAAACCCATACTTTACGCCAGACGGTGTGTCACAAGGTAGCAGCATTTTCTACAGCGACTTTGATGGTAGTAAGCTGGGCCTGATTGATTATGACCAGACCAACTATGGTATTGGCACTAACTTTGGTTTCCCAATTGATGCCGTTAACCGAATCAACTTTGGTGTACGCTGGATTGAAGAAGAGCTGGATCGTATCCCGGATTACGAACAATCACGGGTGATGCGATTGGCGTTTACCGATCCGGAAAACCCGGATGCTGGTTTTGACTTTACTAAATATGAGTTGAGCGTTGGCTGGTCACGGATCACTGTTAACCGCGGTATGTTCCCGACAGACGGTTCACGTCAAAGTGCCACTTTCAGAGTCACGACACCTAACTCAGATCTGAATTTCTTCAAGCTGAATTATGACTCGCGTTTTTATTGGCCAATCAGTAATGACCATCGTTGGGTGTTCTCGGCGCGTGCCGGCCTTGCTTATGGTAATGGTTACGGTGAAGTCAATGGCTTTGAGCAAACCTTGCCGTTCCAGGAATTTTATCGCATCACAGAAATGGAGCTACGCGGCTTTGATCGTAATACGATCCTGCCACGTGCGTTGCAGCGTTCACCTTCCTCAATTGGTGGCACGCCACTGCCGGATGGCACAGTACCAGGTTCG contains the following coding sequences:
- a CDS encoding phosphatidate cytidylyltransferase, yielding MLKQRVMTSVVLAPLALLLVFFTPLNLFSVIAGAIILMGAWEWAAFIGLTNRLHKGIYVVMMAAVLAGLHIHWPITELWHQGRLVADANYVFTLAAAWWLVATVLVMNYPRMAKAWNEGMIMRTIAGFLTLIPLWLALNVLRSAEYHQAEQYGSVLIMVVLGIVWSADIGAYFAGKNFGKHKLMPNVSPNKTIEGLIGGLLTSVVFVVIFCYCSDVAQHQWVLYAGLTVVIALFSAVGDLLESMFKREAGLKDSGKCLPGHGGILDRIDSLTAAAPIFALLYAWTVTL
- the ispC gene encoding 1-deoxy-D-xylulose-5-phosphate reductoisomerase; translated protein: MSDKQNLVILGSTGSIGTSTLDVVERNSTQYQVFALVAGRNAQLVIEQALKHQPRYVVMGAEDAATEVREALNSQQTEVLSGTQAMCDIAAHTDVDIVMSAIVGAAGLLPTLAAVEQGKKVLLANKESLVMSGQLFMDKVKRHGATLLPIDSEHNAIFQCLPGVLQKGDSTALDTQGIRKILLTGSGGPFLTRAIDTLADVTVAEAVAHPNWSMGQKISVDSATMMNKGLEFVEAKWLFHCQADDIEVVIHPQSMIHSMVQYIDGSVIAQMGQPDMRTPIAYGLAYPERIEAGVKPLDFADIVDFTFTKPDFNRYPNLKLAIDACRSGQSATTTLNAANEIAVAAFLNEQIGFCDIYRINAEVLERCHLEPLHSVDAIMAQDAQARRLARELISK
- the rseP gene encoding sigma E protease regulator RseP, which gives rise to MLEFFWNLGSFIVALGILVAVHEYGHFWVARKAGVKVLRFSIGFGKPLVRWYDKLGTEYVIAAIPLGGYVRMLDERVDEVPVSEQHLSFNNKPVLSRIAISAAGPLANFLFAIFALALMYMVGVQNAKPIVGNVTDSSIAALAQVQPGDRIISVDDEVVQSWQEVTFALMGGLGESQVILKVQDSQGQLALRQLDTREWRLDEQDVPPLTSVGIQPYRPNLKLEIAQIASGSAAEQGGLAVGDKLLRYNNETLDSWEQFVQLVQTSAQQRSHLVVQRAGVEVDLYPTPQGREDNQGVLIGYLGVVPVLEPWPKGYIETRQYGVFDSIVLGVKKTYDLTALSFEMIGNLLTGQVSVKNLSGPVGIAVGAGNSVSYGFVAFLGFLALISVNLGVFNLLPLPVLDGGHLMYYFIELIRKKPVSEKTQELGYKVGAVVLLALTCFALLNDVSRL
- the bamA gene encoding outer membrane protein assembly factor BamA, with product MPIKKHLAVTSLLGASFAALGQNSFIVEDLKVEGLQRVALGAALTHIPINVGDQVDDYTVSKTIKALFASGHFDDIAAFRDGNQVIFKVKERPTIASIEFDGNKDIKDEQLQESLDQQNIRAGETLDRTVIDSVEKGLIEFFHSIGKYNAKIEMTIVELPRNRVRLKLDFNEGDAASVRQINLVGNELFSDEELLKLVESQQDLPWWKFLSSDRYQKQTIEGDLEKIRSYYLDRGYLRFNIDSTQVSVSPERESVYVTANLTEGEQYMVKDFEFIGDLLGREELIRSVVPLRSGELYNGSIVTATEEFIKSYLARFGYANAEVRTVPDIDDESKEVKLTLAVDPGKRVYVRRIAVNGNQVTADHVVRREMTQLEGAWLSNQSLERSKLQIQRLPYMESVDFEVKPIPGVDDQVDVDFKVKEQPAGSFQAGVAYGSYGGLQFNVGVSESNFLGTGNQLAFNINTGRGSKRYTVSYTNPYFTPDGVSQGSSIFYSDFDGSKLGLIDYDQTNYGIGTNFGFPIDAVNRINFGVRWIEEELDRIPDYEQSRVMRLAFTDPENPDAGFDFTKYELSVGWSRITVNRGMFPTDGSRQSATFRVTTPNSDLNFFKLNYDSRFYWPISNDHRWVFSARAGLAYGNGYGEVNGFEQTLPFQEFYRITEMELRGFDRNTILPRALQRSPSSIGGTPLPDGTVPGSIGGDPQFDNLIQGGRIGGNAKALAGIEMIVPTPFLEEENTSSVRTSFFIDAANVWDTEFDADRYTNLSPDVYKTLSDYSDPSRFRVSTGLSVQWISPMGPMLISFAYPLKKEEDDETDFISFNISNTF